One segment of Desulfosporosinus sp. Sb-LF DNA contains the following:
- the rpsT gene encoding 30S ribosomal protein S20: MPNIKSAIKRVELEKARTIKNASAKSYLRTILRRFEESISKDSEAAELALKKATRALDKASSKGLIHKNLAARKKSRLTRRFSKHFAQVG, from the coding sequence GTGCCAAACATTAAATCCGCGATCAAAAGGGTTGAGTTGGAAAAAGCTCGCACGATTAAGAATGCCTCTGCTAAATCTTACTTACGGACTATTCTACGCCGTTTTGAAGAATCAATCAGCAAGGATTCCGAGGCTGCTGAACTCGCTTTGAAAAAGGCTACTCGTGCTTTGGATAAAGCCTCCTCCAAGGGTTTGATTCATAAGAACCTAGCAGCTCGCAAGAAATCTCGTCTCACGAGAAGATTCAGCAAGCATTTTGCCCAAGTCGGGTAA
- a CDS encoding phage holin family protein: protein MLGMIVRFVVSAVVLLLVSWIVPGLRVAGFTGALIAAVVIALLGYAIEKAFGNKISRMGRGSVGFITAAVVIYFSQFLIPGYISVSIIGALLASLVIGIVDSFVPTTLR, encoded by the coding sequence ATGTTAGGGATGATTGTACGGTTTGTTGTTTCGGCTGTGGTATTACTTTTGGTAAGTTGGATTGTTCCTGGACTTCGGGTGGCTGGTTTTACTGGAGCTTTGATTGCTGCCGTAGTGATTGCTCTATTGGGCTATGCTATTGAAAAGGCGTTCGGAAACAAGATTTCGCGGATGGGACGGGGATCGGTTGGATTTATTACGGCTGCTGTGGTAATTTATTTTAGCCAATTTCTTATCCCAGGCTACATTTCAGTCTCCATTATTGGTGCTTTGTTAGCTTCCCTAGTCATTGGGATTGTGGATAGCTTTGTCCCAACGACACTCCGTTAG
- a CDS encoding stage II sporulation protein P, with translation MLREDFYHRQKKRFRIWKFKEWIRGFLLGCASLLIIMGLVYALRSGSSRQLIGFLAQQSFPFEAILMEGAPGYSQPERARVDLTRHQGAAVGMFLLTGVNVSDPRTFFLGYFSPPPQGPVWLGWAYNPNDPEFEGPILEPIEPPKPEENTAVNPPVEPDPGAKGVIVGIYNTHNSESYAGDGGPERRQGENGDVVTVGETLKKALEHNGIGAAHSLQKHDVVDFMKAYGESVKTATQMTKDYPSMKVLIDVHRDGFPPGVPKSTTTINGQKVSQVLVVIGKKNPHWQKNEALAKELMAIAEKKYPGLFSPNISYAADARYNQHLSDGGLLLEFGSQLNTLSEANGAAEAVAEILAEWLKK, from the coding sequence TTGTTACGAGAAGATTTTTATCATCGCCAAAAGAAACGTTTTAGAATTTGGAAATTTAAAGAATGGATAAGGGGATTTCTTCTGGGATGTGCAAGTCTTTTGATTATCATGGGATTGGTCTATGCTCTCAGAAGTGGGAGTTCCCGTCAATTGATCGGTTTTCTGGCGCAACAGTCGTTTCCGTTTGAAGCAATTTTAATGGAAGGAGCTCCGGGCTATTCCCAGCCGGAGCGCGCACGCGTGGATTTGACAAGGCATCAAGGCGCAGCAGTGGGTATGTTTTTATTAACGGGTGTCAATGTTTCTGATCCTCGAACATTTTTTTTAGGCTATTTTTCTCCACCTCCTCAAGGGCCTGTTTGGTTAGGGTGGGCTTACAATCCTAATGACCCAGAGTTTGAGGGTCCCATTCTTGAACCAATTGAGCCTCCAAAGCCAGAGGAGAACACGGCTGTGAATCCCCCAGTAGAACCAGATCCAGGGGCAAAGGGAGTTATTGTGGGGATTTATAATACTCATAACAGTGAAAGCTATGCTGGTGATGGAGGTCCAGAACGACGGCAGGGGGAAAACGGGGATGTCGTGACAGTAGGGGAAACGTTAAAGAAAGCTCTCGAACATAATGGTATCGGTGCAGCTCACTCATTGCAAAAACATGATGTTGTGGATTTCATGAAAGCCTACGGAGAGTCTGTGAAAACGGCGACCCAAATGACCAAGGATTATCCTTCTATGAAGGTTTTGATTGACGTTCATAGAGATGGATTCCCTCCGGGGGTTCCAAAGTCGACGACCACGATAAATGGACAAAAGGTCAGCCAGGTATTGGTTGTCATCGGCAAGAAGAATCCACATTGGCAAAAGAATGAGGCGTTAGCTAAAGAACTTATGGCTATAGCAGAAAAAAAATATCCTGGTCTCTTTTCGCCAAACATCAGTTATGCGGCAGATGCGCGGTATAATCAACATCTTTCTGACGGTGGGTTGTTATTGGAGTTTGGTAGCCAATTAAATACCCTAAGCGAAGCTAATGGCGCGGCGGAGGCTGTGGCAGAGATTTTGGCAGAATGGTTGAAGAAGTGA